One genomic segment of Brevibacillus laterosporus LMG 15441 includes these proteins:
- a CDS encoding GNAT family N-acetyltransferase gives MDINQTYYQRVILTNLIDKVSFLANNVAGMTVKNAENYVKVDCGLPADTFNIIVLQNNRLNQSEEKELKKDIRHFQTKKFPMAFWYWEDGQDLSPILEGTGLAEAEMNVAMLANVDQLEPVVLAPEGFVIRQVSTAEDIRVFGEVLASLFHTSQESSSVRSYYEQLSSYPQLFSEKMKLYLGAYKEEIVSIGSLVFTKESVGIYDIATRSEYRGRGLGSAMFNFLVMEVQKQKIPLCVLQASPDGINIYKRSGFQSVGQIKVFENRHLVEE, from the coding sequence ATGGACATCAATCAAACATATTACCAGCGTGTAATTTTGACTAATCTGATTGACAAGGTTTCATTTCTAGCAAATAACGTAGCTGGCATGACGGTAAAGAATGCAGAAAATTACGTCAAAGTAGATTGTGGTCTTCCCGCAGATACGTTTAATATCATTGTATTACAGAATAATCGACTAAACCAATCGGAAGAAAAAGAATTAAAAAAAGATATACGCCACTTTCAAACTAAAAAGTTCCCCATGGCCTTTTGGTACTGGGAGGATGGCCAAGATTTGAGTCCTATACTGGAGGGTACTGGATTAGCAGAAGCCGAAATGAATGTGGCCATGCTCGCAAATGTAGACCAATTAGAGCCTGTTGTGTTGGCTCCCGAAGGCTTTGTCATAAGGCAAGTATCAACTGCTGAAGATATCAGAGTATTTGGCGAAGTACTTGCCTCTCTGTTTCATACGTCACAGGAATCATCCTCGGTACGCTCTTATTATGAACAGCTCTCCTCCTATCCACAATTATTTAGTGAAAAAATGAAGCTCTATCTTGGTGCATACAAAGAGGAGATTGTATCAATTGGTTCCCTGGTTTTCACCAAAGAGAGTGTTGGTATCTACGATATTGCTACAAGATCAGAATACAGGGGAAGAGGCTTGGGATCGGCAATGTTTAATTTTCTTGTCATGGAGGTCCAAAAACAAAAAATTCCTCTCTGTGTTCTCCAAGCCTCTCCTGATGGAATCAATATCTATAAAAGATCAGGATTTCAATCCGTCGGTCAGATAAAGGTTTTTGAAAATCGGCATTTAGTTGAGGAATAA
- a CDS encoding energy-coupling factor transporter transmembrane component T family protein: protein MKTLSLYVQKDTVIHQIDPITKLFYIVFAILVPIILPTLYTALFGMLVSFFILWIGKVFKRALAVISFVGFVLITIVLIQGFFHVENQTVLFHIGSWAFYQEGLLYALGICFRALNIVGAFLILVLTTKPSDLIDSLVRKGLSPRFGYVLSSVFQIIPQMMATMETITDAQRSRGMETQGGLLTRMKAFVPLIGPVVLSSLIDTKERSLAIQVRGFNVAGPKTFLQEETKYAHGKMLRALMGVCIGIAIVWRVIG, encoded by the coding sequence ATGAAAACATTAAGTCTATATGTTCAAAAGGATACGGTCATACACCAGATTGATCCGATTACCAAGCTGTTCTATATTGTTTTTGCTATATTGGTACCTATTATTTTACCGACTCTGTACACTGCCTTATTTGGGATGCTGGTGAGCTTCTTTATTTTATGGATTGGCAAAGTGTTCAAACGTGCTTTGGCAGTCATTAGCTTTGTTGGATTTGTGCTGATAACCATTGTGCTGATCCAAGGTTTTTTTCATGTGGAAAACCAAACAGTACTATTTCATATTGGCTCTTGGGCGTTTTATCAGGAAGGACTACTATATGCGCTAGGGATTTGTTTTCGCGCCCTTAATATTGTAGGAGCATTTCTCATTCTTGTCCTGACGACGAAACCGTCTGATTTAATTGACTCGCTTGTCCGAAAAGGATTGTCGCCTCGCTTCGGATATGTATTAAGCTCTGTATTTCAAATTATCCCACAAATGATGGCAACAATGGAAACGATTACAGATGCGCAGCGATCGCGAGGAATGGAGACACAAGGAGGCCTGCTGACCAGAATGAAAGCATTTGTTCCACTAATCGGTCCGGTTGTATTAAGCTCGCTTATTGATACGAAGGAACGAAGCCTAGCCATACAGGTTCGCGGATTTAATGTGGCCGGTCCCAAGACGTTCTTGCAGGAAGAAACAAAATATGCACATGGAAAAATGTTACGAGCACTTATGGGAGTATGCATAGGGATTGCGATTGTTTGGAGGGTTATCGGATGA
- a CDS encoding energy-coupling factor ABC transporter ATP-binding protein, with product MSHIEIKQLKYRYPMSEQLALDGVSMTVRRGEFLGVIGQNRAGKSTFCQALTGLVPHFYKGAYGGSVMIDGTDVGKAGIDETIRKVGIVFQNPFTQVTGAKLTVYEEIAFGLEQLGVPRQQMMERIDQVLHLLDIEECKDRAPFDLSGGQMQRMAIASVIAMRPQVIVLDEPTSQLDPQGSEEVFRAIHSLSQEGMTVILAEHKMEKLAEYADRIALFHQGKLIDVDTPSRLFSRDDLAQYDIQPPVYTRVCRELGLKVSGANTYPVTLGEAQRSYEAYQQPNRQGTAEGQQISDSLKTTIKPIEHHGQQRSQSNEGDQHD from the coding sequence ATGAGTCACATTGAGATTAAACAGCTAAAATATCGGTACCCGATGAGCGAACAATTGGCGTTAGATGGTGTGAGCATGACAGTGCGACGCGGTGAGTTCCTTGGTGTGATTGGACAAAATCGAGCGGGTAAATCAACATTTTGCCAAGCATTAACTGGCCTAGTCCCTCATTTTTATAAAGGAGCCTATGGGGGCAGTGTGATGATTGATGGCACGGATGTGGGCAAAGCAGGAATTGACGAAACCATACGCAAGGTGGGCATTGTCTTTCAGAATCCTTTTACACAGGTGACAGGTGCTAAGCTAACGGTGTATGAAGAAATTGCGTTTGGCTTGGAACAATTGGGTGTGCCTCGTCAACAGATGATGGAGAGAATTGATCAAGTCCTCCATTTATTAGATATCGAGGAATGCAAGGACCGAGCCCCATTTGACTTGTCAGGTGGCCAGATGCAACGCATGGCAATTGCTAGTGTTATTGCTATGCGTCCTCAGGTGATCGTGCTGGATGAACCTACATCTCAGCTAGATCCCCAAGGCTCCGAGGAGGTTTTTCGTGCTATCCATAGTTTGAGTCAAGAAGGCATGACTGTCATATTGGCTGAACACAAAATGGAAAAGCTGGCCGAATACGCTGACCGTATTGCTTTATTTCATCAGGGAAAATTGATTGATGTGGATACACCGTCCCGCCTGTTTTCACGCGATGATTTGGCTCAGTACGATATTCAACCACCTGTCTATACCAGAGTATGTCGTGAATTAGGGCTAAAGGTATCTGGTGCAAATACATATCCTGTTACATTAGGGGAAGCACAGCGTTCGTATGAGGCATATCAGCAACCAAATAGGCAAGGGACGGCTGAAGGACAACAAATATCAGATTCCTTGAAAACAACAATAAAGCCTATCGAGCACCATGGGCAACAAAGATCGCAGTCTAATGAGGGTGACCAGCATGATTAA
- a CDS encoding energy-coupling factor ABC transporter ATP-binding protein has product MIKLMDVRFGYQNGQEVLKGISLAFDQRTTAIIGQNGAGKTTFVKLLKGLLQPTAGDILIGEVDTKTATVAQLAGSIGLVFQNPHDQIFKRTVVDEVMFGPLQLKVDVQTAKQRAKEALQLVGLWDRQAENPHDLGLSEKKLITIASVVAMNTEVVILDEPTIAQDDAGKRRIAEIIRQLNQEGKLVLAILHDMDFVAAHFERTIVLNQGQVLVDADTRDVFFNRELLQRAGLDTPYVTQLGEKLGEAETVLTAEELIKRWSSKSK; this is encoded by the coding sequence ATGATTAAACTAATGGATGTTCGGTTTGGTTATCAAAATGGCCAAGAAGTACTAAAAGGAATATCGCTTGCCTTTGACCAACGCACAACAGCTATTATTGGTCAAAATGGTGCGGGGAAAACAACGTTCGTCAAGCTGTTAAAAGGTTTATTGCAGCCAACAGCGGGTGACATTCTCATTGGAGAGGTTGATACAAAAACAGCAACGGTAGCTCAGCTTGCTGGTTCAATTGGACTCGTCTTTCAAAATCCACATGATCAGATTTTTAAAAGAACGGTAGTAGACGAAGTGATGTTTGGCCCCCTACAGCTCAAGGTAGACGTGCAAACGGCAAAGCAGCGTGCCAAGGAAGCATTGCAGCTAGTAGGCTTGTGGGATCGTCAAGCTGAGAATCCACATGATCTGGGACTATCGGAGAAAAAACTAATTACCATCGCATCTGTGGTTGCTATGAATACGGAGGTTGTCATTTTAGACGAGCCAACAATAGCACAGGACGATGCTGGAAAACGGCGGATTGCTGAAATTATTAGGCAGTTGAACCAGGAAGGCAAACTAGTGCTGGCTATTTTGCATGATATGGATTTTGTGGCTGCCCATTTTGAGAGAACCATTGTTTTGAACCAGGGGCAGGTACTCGTTGACGCTGACACTCGCGATGTCTTTTTCAATCGGGAGCTTTTGCAACGCGCAGGATTGGACACGCCCTATGTGACTCAACTAGGTGAAAAGTTAGGGGAAGCTGAAACCGTCCTGACAGCGGAGGAACTGATCAAAAGATGGTCAAGTAAGAGCAAGTAG
- a CDS encoding YdcF family protein, translating to MIRHKNKLILSLALALSVSPLTSAFAQGETTPVVKNETTAQRIQHLVDSTIDLFRNSSQKDKFALMEKNLKEASSLDPFNMELKFYLASTLVFQKKVEEAVGIYKQIVNFQPNHFEANLLYGVYSKVNGDEATYQKSMAALQKIDPQRAAAFQAKLQAADGYLKTELNTTVPQNLPQKNHAIIILGFALEDNGSMKQPLIERLQAGLAIAKKYPHSKIIVTGGSPKNGNTEAEAMSKWLLEKGVDQNRIVLEKSASDTVENALCTTAILETMEITDATLVTNATHMRRALSGFQASSDHYARLMGKENKRTFTNMVYMDYASAEKAKQVTKDEKLGIYRDLLRTSGIWAFPGYQR from the coding sequence ATGATAAGACACAAAAACAAACTGATCCTTTCATTAGCGCTGGCACTCTCCGTCTCTCCTCTCACTAGCGCATTTGCTCAAGGAGAAACAACTCCTGTTGTAAAAAACGAAACAACAGCACAACGAATCCAGCATCTGGTTGATTCCACAATTGACCTGTTTCGCAATAGCTCTCAAAAAGATAAATTTGCATTAATGGAAAAAAATCTGAAGGAAGCAAGCTCCTTAGACCCATTTAACATGGAGTTAAAATTCTATTTGGCCTCAACCTTGGTTTTTCAGAAGAAAGTAGAAGAGGCTGTGGGCATCTACAAGCAAATTGTTAATTTCCAGCCTAATCATTTTGAGGCAAATCTATTGTATGGTGTTTATTCGAAGGTAAATGGCGACGAGGCTACCTATCAAAAATCCATGGCTGCATTACAAAAGATTGATCCACAGCGAGCAGCAGCTTTCCAAGCGAAGCTACAAGCGGCAGATGGATATTTAAAAACGGAACTGAATACCACAGTGCCTCAAAATCTGCCTCAAAAAAATCATGCGATTATTATTTTAGGCTTTGCACTTGAAGATAATGGCTCTATGAAACAACCATTAATTGAACGTTTGCAAGCTGGATTAGCTATTGCAAAAAAATATCCTCATTCCAAAATTATCGTTACAGGTGGTTCGCCAAAAAATGGTAATACAGAAGCAGAAGCGATGAGCAAATGGTTGTTGGAAAAAGGAGTAGATCAGAATCGAATTGTTCTAGAAAAAAGTGCATCTGATACAGTTGAAAACGCATTATGCACAACGGCTATTTTAGAGACCATGGAGATTACTGATGCAACCTTAGTAACAAATGCAACACATATGCGTCGAGCTCTATCTGGCTTCCAAGCATCTAGTGATCACTATGCGCGCCTAATGGGAAAAGAAAATAAACGTACCTTTACAAACATGGTATATATGGATTACGCATCTGCTGAAAAAGCAAAGCAAGTAACCAAGGATGAAAAGCTAGGGATTTACCGTGATTTATTACGCACTTCAGGAATCTGGGCATTCCCAGGCTATCAACGTTAA
- a CDS encoding DUF4180 domain-containing protein, whose translation MEIKVDEKGNSKVAMISSDSIIIQNVNDALDLIANVGYNGCEKMLLRKEHLTEEFFDLKTGLAGEILQKYTNYKMKLALVGEFDFYNSKSLKDFMYECNKGKQVFFKRTEEEALEALHGLNT comes from the coding sequence ATGGAAATTAAGGTGGATGAAAAAGGCAATTCAAAGGTTGCCATGATATCAAGCGACAGCATCATCATTCAGAATGTAAACGATGCTTTGGATTTAATAGCAAACGTAGGATATAATGGATGCGAGAAAATGCTTTTGAGAAAAGAACACCTAACTGAGGAGTTCTTTGACTTAAAAACAGGTCTTGCAGGTGAAATTCTACAAAAGTACACAAATTATAAAATGAAGCTTGCACTGGTTGGCGAATTTGACTTCTATAACAGCAAGAGTTTGAAAGACTTTATGTACGAATGCAACAAAGGAAAACAGGTGTTTTTCAAACGAACAGAAGAGGAAGCGTTAGAAGCGTTACATGGTTTAAATACGTAA